A single region of the Lotus japonicus ecotype B-129 chromosome 4, LjGifu_v1.2 genome encodes:
- the LOC130713346 gene encoding pentatricopeptide repeat-containing protein At5g43790-like: MVTLNLIKRSTTLSHLLQLHTLFLKSSLDHNPYLISQFLLSASTISLPFAKSFFNSLPITPPLFAWNTIIRALANSPTPLESLVFFRRLQRSGLSPDNFTYPFALKACARVSSLSHGGVFHSLTLKTGLSSDCYTDNTLLKFYADCGAIGFARQVFDEMAVRTVVTWSSMIAAYVGSNSPSEALHVFQEMRLANEKPNSVTLVSLLSACSKMVNVSAGESIHSYITRNHVDMSVELGTALFEMYAKCGLMKKALLVFNSMPEKNLQSFTIMISALGNHGCQKDVISLFTQMEDMGLKPDGLSFSVILSACSHMGLVDEGKMYFDRMVRMYNIKPSVEHYGCMVDLLARAGLIQEAYDIIKNMPMEPNAVILRSFLGACRNQGSVPSLDDKLMSKLESELGANYVLTANVFSTCASWKDASNLRLAMKQKGLKKNPGCSWLELALYLRKLSPPQLVQLQPTSNSTPYALLVPEPLSTLMASSVTRSGFSSFTEHWLLIAAISLICGFLCYIVYDAIMATASELLQRLLVISPLLLIIIVHWLSTGTQLSFPMPGSEPSAIHRAGGSPWGVAFVLVLLFLLISYQPSLHDLVS; the protein is encoded by the exons ATGGTGACCCTGAACCTGATCAAGCGATCCACAACGTTGTCTCATCTCCTCCAACTCCACACCCTGTTCCTGAAATCCTCCCTTGATCACAACCCTTACCTCATTTCTCAGTTTCTCTTATCAGCCTCCACCATTTCCCTTCCTTTCGCCAAATCCTTCTTCAACTCCCTCCCCATCACCCCTCCACTCTTTGCTTGGAACACAATCATCAGAGCACTTGCTAACAGCCCCACCCCACTTGAATCCCTCGTCTTCTTCCGCCGCCTTCAACGCTCGGGCCTTTCCCCTGATAACTTCACCTACCCTTTTGCCCTCAAGGCCTGCGCTCGCGTTTCGTCGCTTTCCCATGGTGGGGTGTTTCATTCCTTGACCCTGAAGACGGGTTTGAGCTCTGATTGTTATACAGACAATACCcttttgaaattttatgctGATTGTGGCGCGATCGGGTTTGCGCGCCAGGTGTTTGATGAAATGGCTGTTAGAACTGTTGTGACTTGGAGTTCCATGATTGCTGCATATGTTGGTTCTAATTCCCCTTCGGAGGCGTTGCATGTGTTTCAAGAGATGAGGCTTGCAAATGAAAAGCCGAACTCGGTCACTTTGGTGAGTTTGCTTTCTGCTTGTAGTAAAATGGTCAATGTCAGTGCGGGTGAGTCCATTCATTCCTACATTACACGGAATCACGTTGATATGAGTGTTGAGTTGGGTACTGCTTTGTTTGAGATGTATGCAAAATGTGGCCTGATGAAGAAAGCCCTTCTGGTTTTCAATTCGATGCCTGAAAAGAATTTGCAGTCCTTCACAATCATGATTTCTGCTCTTGGAAATCATGGGTGTCAAAAGGATGTGATTTCTCTGTTTACGCAGATGGAGGATATGGGGTTGAAACCAGATGGTCTATCTTTTTCAGTGATTCTATCTGCCTGCAGTCACATGGGACTTGTTGATGAGGGAAAAATGTATTTTGATCGGATGGTGAGGATGTATAACATAAAGCCAAGTGTTGAGCATTATGGATGCATGGTTGACTTGCTAGCAAGAGCTGGCTTGATTCAAGAAGCTTATGATATCATTAAGAACATGCCCATGGAGCCCAATGCTGTTATACTGAGGAGTTTTCTGGGAGCTTGTAGAAATCAAGGGTCCGTTCCTAGTTTGGATGATAAACTTATGTCCAAACTGGAGTCTGAATTGGGGGCAAACTATGTACTTACTGCTAATGTCTTTTCCACCTGTGCTTCCTGGAAAGATGCCAGTAACTTGAGATTAGCCAtgaaacagaaagggttaaagaAAAATCCTGGTTGTAGTTGGTTGGAG CTGGCTTTGTACCTGAGAAAGCTTTCTCCACCACAGTTAGTTCAACTTCAACCCACAAGTAACAGCACTCCCTATGCTTTATTAGTTCCTGAGCCACTTTCTACTCTCATGGCTTCTTCAGTAACCAGATCAGGTTTCAGCAGCTTCACAGAGCACTGGCTTCTGATTGCAGCCATTTCCCTCATTTGTGGATTTCTTTGCTACATAGTCTATGATGCAATCATGGCAACTGCATCAGAGTTGCTGCAGCGTTTGCTGGTGATTTCTCCACTTCTCTTAATCATCATTGTCCACTGGCTCTCCACTGGGACCCAGTTAAGCTTCCCCATGCCAGGATCTGAGCCCAGTGCCATTCACAGAGCTGGTGGCTCCCCTTGGGGTGTTGCATTTGTCCTTGTGTTGCTTTTCCTTCTCATTTCCTACCAACCATCCCTGCATGACCTTGTTTCTTAG
- the LOC130715345 gene encoding receptor like protein 29-like, which yields MASLSLLIIWFLVFNAEMMLIRSNLHRGHMVMEEEELLGLFEVMDALLEDPDWAHAHPQPCTETPWSGIECEVSNNPPIFHVTKIHIGPDILFPPCKTSAHLSESMSKLKYLKTLSILNCFVASPVTLPKTLFGPFSSLEHLALVSNPTLYGEIPPSLGNVTSLKVLTLSQNSLQGKIPSQIGGLVFLEQLDLSYNNLSGPIPNEIGGMKSITILDLSCNAIEGVLFPSTLGQLQLLQKMDLHSNRLIGNLPPDFGNLKRLVLLDLSHNFISGPIPENLSSLKLLEYFLIDDNPIKGGIPQFIGKLRKLKLVSLSGCGLIGAIPNFFSSLMNLTAISLDNNNLSGPVPPNLGSLPNLDQLNISHNRLRGVLELPEDFIGKLGKRLDLRGNSELCFSDEASRKKNLSSDLEIPYCLNMRKSNDNPLEHPSGTKPSRYYHSNMSSCLSWLDDLQVILFALVLNLVI from the coding sequence ATGGCTTCTCTGTCTCTTCTTATTATTTGGTTCCTTGTGTTTAATGCTGAAATGATGTTAATAAGAAGCAATTTACACAGGGGCCACATGGTAATGGAAGAGGAGGAATTGTTGGGATTGTTTGAAGTGATGGATGCTCTTCTAGAAGACCCTGATTGGGCCCATGCCCATCCACAGCCATGTACAGAAACTCCATGGTCAGGTATTGAATGTGAAGTTAGCAATAATCCACCAATCTTTCATGTCACAAAGATTCACATTGGTCCTGATATACTCTTCCCACCTTGCAAAACCTCTGCACACCTCTCAGAGTCCATGTCAAAACTCAAATACTTGAAAACCCTTTCAATTTTGAACTGTTTTGTTGCTTCACCAGTCACTCTACCCAAAACCCTCTTTGGTCCTTTCTCTTCCTTAGAACATTTAGCTTTGGTGTCTAATCCAACCCTCTATGGAGAAATACCTCCTAGTTTGGGAAATGTTACTAGTCTTAAGGTTCTGACCCTGTCCCAGAACAGTTTACAGGGAAAAATCCCAAGCCAAATTGGTGGTTTGGTTTTTCTGGAGCAACTTGACCTTAGTTATAACAACTTGAGTGGTCCAATTCCTAATGAAATTGGAGGTATGAAAAGCATAACCATTTTGGACCTAAGTTGTAATGCAATTGAAGGGGTTCTTTTTCCTTCCACTCTTGGACAACTTCAACTTCTCCAGAAGATGGATTTGCATTCTAACAGGCTTATTGGGAACTTACCACCTGATTTTGGAAATCTCAAGAGGTTAGTCTTGCTTGATCTGAGTCATAATTTTATTAGTGGGCCTATTCCTGAAAACTTGTCAAGTTTGAAACTTTTGGAATATTTTCTCATTGATGACAACCCCATTAAAGGAGGGATACCTCAGTTCATAGGGAAGCTTAGAAAGCTTAAATTAGTGAGCTTATCAGGGTGTGGATTGATAGGGGCCATACCCAATTTTTTCTCTTCCTTGATGAACCTTACAGCTATCTCCTTAGATAACAACAATCTCTCTGGACCTGTTCCTCCAAATTTGGGTTCACTGCCAAACTTGGATCAACTTAATATCAGCCACAACAGGCTAAGAGGTGTTCTGGAGCTTCCTGAAGACTTCATTGGGAAGTTAGGTAAGAGGTTGGATTTAAGAGGGAACAGTGAGCTTTGCTTCAGTGATGAGGCAAGCAGGAAAAAGAACCTCTCTTCAGACTTGGAAATACCATATTGTTTGAACATGAGAAAGAGCAATGACAACCCTCTTGAACACCCTTCAGGAACAAAGCCATCAAGGTATTATCATAGCAACATGAGTTCATGTTTGTCATGGCTGGATGATCTACAAGTCATCTTATTTGCCTTGGTTTTAAACTTGGTGATCTGA
- the LOC130710559 gene encoding KH domain-containing protein At4g18375-like isoform X2 → MGETGKRYHSHRDNDGDRRNQKRRVNDKDEKGNDEVVVFRILCPDELIGSVIGKNGKVINSIRQETRAKVKVVDRFPGAKDRVITIYSYVKEKEEVQIDNDNEFDYKKPLCAAQDALLKVHVAIVNSVAAAGDSDKKRKDRDVKDECQILVPSSQSANIIGKAGATIKKLRSKTRANIKVNARDATDPTQSCAMEFDNFVVITGESESVKRALFAVSSIMYKFGPKEDISLDTTVPEAPPSIIIPSEVPYYPHGGLYPSSDPIIPPRAVPQIMGGTNIQDVQGYADIGNTWPLYSSALPVVSGGVDASQSEELIIRMLCPSNKIGRVIGRGGSTIKSMRQASGARIEVDDSKANHDECLIIITTTESPSDLKSMAVEAVLLIQGKISDEDDTEVSIQLLVPSKVIGCIIGKSGSIINEIRKRTRADIRISKGDKPKCADVNDELVEVGGAIDCVRDALIQIILRLRDDVLRERDTGHNPTIGGESLYSGGAAYSLPPMLPSVSSVAAPMVYDQRAESATGMGMLSSSSLYGYGSLSMGESGYGSISSYPTKLYGSLPPPSTLDILIPANAVGKVLGKGGANIANIRKISGATIEISDARARGDRIALISGTPEEKRAAENLIQAFIMAT, encoded by the exons ATGGGCGAGACTGGAAAACGATACCATTCACACCGAGACAATGACGGTGACCGAAGAAATCAAAAGCGACGCGTGAATGACAAAGACGAAAAGGGCAACGATGAGGTGGTTGTTTTTAGGATACTCTGTCCAGATGAACTCATTGGTAGTGTCATTGGGAAGAATGGCAAAGTCATAAATTCGATACGGCAGGAGACTCGGGCGAAAGTCAAGGTGGTGGATCGATTTCCGGGTGCCAAGGACCGGGTTATAACGATCTACAGCTATGTTAAGGAGAAGGAAGAGGTTCAGATTGATAATGATAATGAGTTTGATTATAAGAAGCCGTTATGCGCTGCCCAAGATGCTCTTCTCAAGGTTCATGTCGCCATTGTGAATTCCGTGGCTGCTGCTGGGGATTCTGATAAGAAACGGAAGGATAGGGACGTTAAGGATGAGTGTCAAATCCTTGTTCCGTCGAGCCAGTCTGCGAATATCATTGGTAAGGCTGGTGCTACCATTAAGAAGTTGAGAAGTAAGACGAGAGCTAATATCAAGGTTAATGCCAGGGATGCAACGGATCCAACACAATCATGTGCTATGGAGTTTGATAATTTTGTCGTG ATCACTGGTGAATCAGAGTCAGTTAAAAGAGCACTATTTGCAGTTTCTTCTATTATGTACAAGTTTGGTCCTAAAGAAGACATCTCTCTGGACACAACTGTACCTGAAGCTCCGCCCAGTATTATCATTCCTTCCGAAGTTCCATATTATCCACACGGTGGACTATATCCATCTTCAGATCCTATTATCCCACCTAGAGCTGTTCCTCAAATAATGGGTGGTACAAACATACAAGATGTGCAAGGTTATGCTGACATAGGAAATACATGGCCTCTGTACTCATCTGCCCTTCCAGTAGTTTCTGGTGGTGTGGATGCTTCTCAGTCTGAGGAGTTAATTATTAGAATGTTATGCCCCTCTAACAAGATTGGGCGTGTCATTGGTAGGGGAGGGAGTACGATTAAAAGTATGAGGCAGGCAAGTGGTGCTCGTATTGAGGTTGATGATTCCAAGGCTAATCATGATGAGTGTTTAATCATTATAACCACAACAGAG TCGCCAAGTGATCTAAAGTCCATGGCAGTTGAAGCTGTTCTGCTGATACAAGGGAAGATAAGCGATGAAGACGATACTGAAGTTTCAATTCAGCTTCTAGTTCCATCCAAAGTGATAGGTTGCATTATTGGTAAAAGTGGTTCAATCATTAATGAAATTCGGAAGAGAACTAGGGCAGATATTCGAATCTCTAAAGGCGATAAGCCAAAATGTGCTGATGTTAATGATGAACTTGTTGAG GTGGGCGGCGCTATTGATTGTGTCAGAGATGCACTAATCCAGATCATCTTGAGACTTAGAGATGATGTATTGAGAGAAAGGGACACTGGACATAATCCTACTATAGGTGGTGAATCCTTGTACTCAGGTGGTGCTGCTTATTCATTGCCACCTATGCTGCCTTCCGTATCTTCTGTTGCTGCTCCAATGGTCTATGATCAGAGGGCGGAAAGTGCAACTGGCATGGGCATGCTTTCTTCAAGCAGCCTGTATGGATATGGATCGTTGTCG ATGGGGGAAAGTGGCTATGGATCTATATCCTCATATCCCACCAAGCTGTATGGAAG TTTGCCTCCTCCATCAACTCTGGATATCTTGATTCCTGCTAATGCTGTTGGTAAAGTATTGGGTAAAGGAGGGGCTAATATAGCCAATATAAGGAAG
- the LOC130710559 gene encoding KH domain-containing protein At4g18375-like isoform X1: MGETGKRYHSHRDNDGDRRNQKRRVNDKDEKGNDEVVVFRILCPDELIGSVIGKNGKVINSIRQETRAKVKVVDRFPGAKDRVITIYSYVKEKEEVQIDNDNEFDYKKPLCAAQDALLKVHVAIVNSVAAAGDSDKKRKDRDVKDECQILVPSSQSANIIGKAGATIKKLRSKTRANIKVNARDATDPTQSCAMEFDNFVVITGESESVKRALFAVSSIMYKFGPKEDISLDTTVPEAPPSIIIPSEVPYYPHGGLYPSSDPIIPPRAVPQIMGGTNIQDVQGYADIGNTWPLYSSALPVVSGGVDASQSEELIIRMLCPSNKIGRVIGRGGSTIKSMRQASGARIEVDDSKANHDECLIIITTTESPSDLKSMAVEAVLLIQGKISDEDDTEVSIQLLVPSKVIGCIIGKSGSIINEIRKRTRADIRISKGDKPKCADVNDELVEVGGAIDCVRDALIQIILRLRDDVLRERDTGHNPTIGGESLYSGGAAYSLPPMLPSVSSVAAPMVYDQRAESATGMGMLSSSSLYGYGSLSQMGESGYGSISSYPTKLYGSLPPPSTLDILIPANAVGKVLGKGGANIANIRKISGATIEISDARARGDRIALISGTPEEKRAAENLIQAFIMAT, encoded by the exons ATGGGCGAGACTGGAAAACGATACCATTCACACCGAGACAATGACGGTGACCGAAGAAATCAAAAGCGACGCGTGAATGACAAAGACGAAAAGGGCAACGATGAGGTGGTTGTTTTTAGGATACTCTGTCCAGATGAACTCATTGGTAGTGTCATTGGGAAGAATGGCAAAGTCATAAATTCGATACGGCAGGAGACTCGGGCGAAAGTCAAGGTGGTGGATCGATTTCCGGGTGCCAAGGACCGGGTTATAACGATCTACAGCTATGTTAAGGAGAAGGAAGAGGTTCAGATTGATAATGATAATGAGTTTGATTATAAGAAGCCGTTATGCGCTGCCCAAGATGCTCTTCTCAAGGTTCATGTCGCCATTGTGAATTCCGTGGCTGCTGCTGGGGATTCTGATAAGAAACGGAAGGATAGGGACGTTAAGGATGAGTGTCAAATCCTTGTTCCGTCGAGCCAGTCTGCGAATATCATTGGTAAGGCTGGTGCTACCATTAAGAAGTTGAGAAGTAAGACGAGAGCTAATATCAAGGTTAATGCCAGGGATGCAACGGATCCAACACAATCATGTGCTATGGAGTTTGATAATTTTGTCGTG ATCACTGGTGAATCAGAGTCAGTTAAAAGAGCACTATTTGCAGTTTCTTCTATTATGTACAAGTTTGGTCCTAAAGAAGACATCTCTCTGGACACAACTGTACCTGAAGCTCCGCCCAGTATTATCATTCCTTCCGAAGTTCCATATTATCCACACGGTGGACTATATCCATCTTCAGATCCTATTATCCCACCTAGAGCTGTTCCTCAAATAATGGGTGGTACAAACATACAAGATGTGCAAGGTTATGCTGACATAGGAAATACATGGCCTCTGTACTCATCTGCCCTTCCAGTAGTTTCTGGTGGTGTGGATGCTTCTCAGTCTGAGGAGTTAATTATTAGAATGTTATGCCCCTCTAACAAGATTGGGCGTGTCATTGGTAGGGGAGGGAGTACGATTAAAAGTATGAGGCAGGCAAGTGGTGCTCGTATTGAGGTTGATGATTCCAAGGCTAATCATGATGAGTGTTTAATCATTATAACCACAACAGAG TCGCCAAGTGATCTAAAGTCCATGGCAGTTGAAGCTGTTCTGCTGATACAAGGGAAGATAAGCGATGAAGACGATACTGAAGTTTCAATTCAGCTTCTAGTTCCATCCAAAGTGATAGGTTGCATTATTGGTAAAAGTGGTTCAATCATTAATGAAATTCGGAAGAGAACTAGGGCAGATATTCGAATCTCTAAAGGCGATAAGCCAAAATGTGCTGATGTTAATGATGAACTTGTTGAG GTGGGCGGCGCTATTGATTGTGTCAGAGATGCACTAATCCAGATCATCTTGAGACTTAGAGATGATGTATTGAGAGAAAGGGACACTGGACATAATCCTACTATAGGTGGTGAATCCTTGTACTCAGGTGGTGCTGCTTATTCATTGCCACCTATGCTGCCTTCCGTATCTTCTGTTGCTGCTCCAATGGTCTATGATCAGAGGGCGGAAAGTGCAACTGGCATGGGCATGCTTTCTTCAAGCAGCCTGTATGGATATGGATCGTTGTCG CAGATGGGGGAAAGTGGCTATGGATCTATATCCTCATATCCCACCAAGCTGTATGGAAG TTTGCCTCCTCCATCAACTCTGGATATCTTGATTCCTGCTAATGCTGTTGGTAAAGTATTGGGTAAAGGAGGGGCTAATATAGCCAATATAAGGAAG